CAGAATGCCCACAGACATGCTCAACGAGGCAGATGCCTATGTTAGAGCCGCCCGTGATCGCCTGCTGGGCCGTCGTGGGATGATTGGCGATCCTTTGAGCTGCCTGACCCCCGGGGCTTTGTGCTTCGTCTCCGGGATATGTTGCTCGGGAACGCTGGTCCGGATCTCGCGCCTGATTGGCCGGGCCCATCGGCGTTAAAAGTCAGCTTGTCGATTTCGGATGCCTGAGCGTCGGCCTCTTCGGTCTGGCTGTGGAAGCAGGCTATCCAGCTGGCGCTGAACCGGCCTTGCGCCTCCATCTCGCCTTTCAACCTGCAATCGAGGCTTACAGTCAAGCTATGGCGTTGGCGCTGCTCTATAACTGTCCGGTGGTTGTCAAAGCAGGATGCCGGCCTGAAGGCGCGATCTGGCCTGATCCGCTTCGCTTTGTGCCTGAAACAGGGGTTTGCGGCATCGGCCCCTTATCCCCTTCATCCATTCCCAAATGAAACCATCAGCGGGGTTAGATGGGTTAAATCTGAAGTTAAAGAAGTTAAGCGCCCCGGCAATGCCCGTGACTCGCGGATTCCTGCGTGAGTCGCTGCAAACCCGGTTCCTGATGTGTCGAAAGAGTGTTCCTGAAGGATCGAAGCCCTGTTCCCGAAAGATCGAACGCCCGTTCCCAAAGGATCGAAGGTCACGTTTTGCCCGTTCCCGGAGTGTCGAAGCACCCGATTGAAGGGCGATGAAACGGCGCGAGTTGAATCAGTTTGCATCGCATCGTCACGAACAAGCTTCAAACTTTCGGAGAGCGGGTGGAGAAGGCTGAACGGGGCCTAACAAATTTCCGGGCCGGTGCGGGATTTTTCACAAGGCCCCCAATCCGGCCCGACACTTCGGGAACGCCCTCCCCGCCAGAGGGCGCTCCGCTCAGCGCAGCTGATGCTTGTGCTTCTCGTGATACTGCTTCACCCAACCGATGAAGGCCTTCTGCCAGTTGACGGGCGACCGCGTTGCATCGGCGGCGATGTAGCTCTCGAACTCGGCGTGCAGCGTATAGAGGTCCCAGCCCGGGCAGGTCCGGCGCAGGTAATCCATGGTCTCATCGGTCATGAAGCCGCGCGTGGCTGCATCCGAGAGGCCCGCGACCGCCTGACGCACCAGCGCCTTGGCATCGATCAGCGGCTCGGCAGGCTCTTCCTTCTTGCGGCGCGGCGCCTTGGCCTCGGACGCGACGGCGGCGGGCTGCTCTGCCCCGCCCTGCTCCACGATCTGTTCGATGACCTGTTGGCTGGAACCCGGATCGATATCCTTCATCCGGTCCGCGCCATCCTTGCCATCGACACGGCGCATGCGCAGCATCGGCTCACCCTCGCGGCTCGTTTCGACCGACAGCGCATAGCCGGGCAGATCGTTCTTCTCGGCCAGCTTGAGCATCTCGAACTTGAAGCGGCGATACTGCCCCTCCGCGCCAGACTTCTCGTAAAGCACCGGCATGGAGATGGCGAAGCCCGCATCCCCTGCCCCGCCCGCATGCTTGCGCGCCACCTTGTAGAGCCAGCGCTCACGCCCGCCGGTGATGGCGAAATAGGCGCGGTCGATCGACAGCACCCCGCCCTTCATCATCACCCCTTCCCAGAACCAGTTCGACAGCTCGATGGTCATGCCGCGCGAACGCTCGGTCCTTTCATCGACCAGCTGCGTCCAGCCATCCAGCCAGCTGAAGGTCGCCTCGCGGCGGTTCTCGGCGCGGATGTTGGTCTTGATGGTGGTGGCCACAAGCCTGTCCAGCGCCTGGCCCAGCAGCTCATAGGCGCGGCCCGTGGTGGGGCGGCCGATGGCACGCAGCAGGTCATAGGGCATGATGTTGAGCTTGCGCGGCACATCATTGGCGCCGCGCCGCGCCATATCGGCCAGCACGCTGGCGCAATAGATCAGAATGTCCGCGTCCCAGATCGTGGCCATGCCATAGTCGGCATTGGCCGAGACATGGACCCACAGCTTGCCATCGGGGCTGGTGTAATCGATCGGGTTGGAGCGCTTCGACTTGGCCAGGCTGAAGAAGGGGCGCTCCATCATCTCGCGCTGGTCGCGCAGCGCCAGGTCGGCGATATAGGGCAGGAACAGGTCGAACTGGTCTGTCGTCGGCGGTTTGCTGGCGCGAGTCACGGGCGGTCCTTGGCGAAGTCTGAGCGGGTTGAGCGCTTTGCCTTTGGTTTGTTTCCCCGGGGAAACCAGCCGTAGGTCCGTTCAACGTGGTTGGGCAAGCCGCAGGCGAGTTCAACGCAGTTAAACATGGGGCAGTCGCGCTCAGCCCGCTCAAGCGTGCCTCGGGCGCGGGGCTTTATGCCTGTCACGCCTTTGGCTGAATTCTATGCCGCCAGATCAGCCGAATGCGAATCTGGCAGCCTTCAAACGCCGCCAGCGAATCCGGCGACGTCAACCATGATGCCGCGAAAACCGTTTTGGAGAAACCCGCTGGGCCGATGTTTCCCCGGGGAAACGAGCAGGAAGGCAGATCAGCGCAGTTAAATGAGCCGCAGGCGAGTTCAGCGCAGTAAAGGAGCCACCTGTCAGATCTGCTCAGTTGAGCTTGGACATGGCGATTCAGCGCGGTCAGCTTTCTTCGACTGTCTCACAAGGGCTGGGAGGATGGATGAAGGGGGAAGGAAGGAAGAGAAGATGCGAGGGTCATAACCCTCGCGCTCCCTTGAATGTCTGCCTTGTGCCTCGGGTTCGGCCGCAGAGCTGATGTCGCAGCGTTGAAGCCGAGAAAACTGCCTGCGGCGCCTTGGGTATTGCTGGTGAGGAGAGGGGGCGTGCAGCGGCCTTTACGGGTGCGGGCGGAATATGTTTCCCCGGGGAAACACACCGGACGTGGAGCACGCACAGGGCACGCAAGCGAAGCCAAATCTTCCCGCAGCGATATGGAATAAAGGGGAGGGTGCTCTGGCGAATAGCACGAGGGACAAGGTGCAGCGTTCAAGCGCAGAGCCATCCAAACCAACGGATAAATCTGGCGAGAATCTGCAAGCATGGCGTGGTGCCCATTCTGCCATGCCTTTGCGAAAATACGCTTTGGGCAAAACAAAGGACGGTGTTTCCCCGGGGAAACACCGTCCTGATGACCTTCAGCATTGTTTAGACCGCAAGCCCCAAAACAGAGCTTGGGGGCAGTTCCGCCGTTAAGGCCGCACGCCCTTGCCCTGCTCTTCCAGCGCGACCAGCGCCTCACGAAAAGCATCGACCAGCTCTTCGATGCGCGCGCCCGATCCGGCATGCACGCGCACTGTCGCGCCCTGCCGATTGGCCGAGACCACCGACAGGCCCGTCCGCCCATGATCCGAGATCCAGCTGAACATCGATGCTGCCGGCGCCTCATCCGCACGTGGCGCCGCCAGCAGCCGCGCCAGCACCTCAGCGGCGGGCAGGGCAGGGGAGCCCGTCTTCGCCCGGCTTGCCTGCTCGGTCGCCAGGGCTTTGGCGGCGCGAAGGATCGCCGGAGCGGCCAGCTTATCATCCATTGCCTGCGCCAGCGGATAGGCCGGCTTCAACTGCACCTCGGCGGGCGAGGCGAAGGCCGCCACCACCGCATCGGGCAGGCTCGCCACCTTGAGCATCTTCGAGAGCCAGCCCTTGGAGAGCTTCAGCCGCTCAGCCATGCGGCTCTGGTGATTGCCGTAATGCGATTTGAGCGCGGCGGCATAATTGCGCGCCCGCTCCAGATCGGAGACATCCTTGCGCGCCCGGTTCTCCAGATCGGCAAGGCGGAAGGCCGCTTCGTCATCAAGCTGCGCCACCTGCGCAACGAACATCATCTCCGGATAGGAGTGCGCCCGCAGCCAGCTGATCGACCAATGGCGCCGCGTGCCCGCGATCACCTCATAATCGTAATCCGGATCGCCCTCGATGCGCCGCACCACGGCGGGCACCTTCTGGCCGCCCTCGGCGACGATGGAATCGATCAGCTCCTGGCACGAGGCTTCGGAGAGATGCTCATAGGATCGCGCATTGCCAGCCCACACCCGCACCTTGGCCGGATCGAGCAGCAATTGCGTGACCTGCCGCACCTCGCCGCTGGCCACCCGGGCCAGAGCGCTTTCCCGCCCCAGCAGCGTGGTGCCGCGCGCGCGCTGCATGCGCGGATCGGGGGCAGGGGCGGGCGCCGGAGCTTGCGGCGCGACAGCTGCCGACACTTCGGGAACGCTCTCTTCCTCGACATCGTCGGCCAAAAGGGCGGCAAGATAATCGGATTGTTTGCGCGCCATATCAGCTCCGATTCACAAAAGAGGTTGAGAACATATCGAAAACGCCTGCCTGTAGGCAAGCAGGTCCGAAATCGTCGGGCCCCGAAGCGTCAGACCGCGGCATGAAGCACATCCTCCTCACGCGCGGGGGCCACGCGGCCCCAGCCCTGACGGATCAGCTGCTCGATCTGGGCCAGCGACTCATCGAGGTTCGCCTTGCAGCGCTTGTGGGTCTTGGCGGTGCCGATCGGCTTCTCCAGCTCATAGACGGTCATCATGCGCAAAGCCGCGTGGCTGATCTCGGCGCTTTCCAGAATGGGCACCGGCAGCAGAGCGGGCCCAAAAGCCTGCTCCATGATCGAGCGGACCATCGCATGGCTGGGATCATTGCCGTCAAACTTGGAACAGAGCAGGCGGACGAACTGGTAATCCACGGTGATCCCGGCAGACACCAGCTGGCCGATCACCTGATCCATCATCGAGAGGAACTGCACTGTCGAGCAGAAGTCCGGCGTGGTCGCCGCCAGCGGCACCAGCAGCGCATTGGCCGCCTGCATCACCGCCAGCGAGATCGTGCCCAGCGCCGGCGGCGGATCAAGCAGCACCACATCATAGTTGCGCGCCAGATCCAGCAGACCCTGCTTCAGCTTGCGGAAACGCGCGGCCAGCACCGATTGCCCATCGGAACCGGCGGCGGCGAGCTCATACTCCACATCGAAGAGTTCCAGATTCGACGGGATCAGATCGACATTGGGCCAGGACGTCGGCTTCACCGCATAAAGCAGATCGGTCTGGGTCGGATCGATCGAGAGATAGGGGTACAGCGTCTCTTCCCGCGTGATGTTGAAATGCGGGTTGAAGCCGAACAGCGTGGTGGTTGTGGCCTGGCTGTCGCAATCGACGACCAGCACGCGATAGCCCTGCACCGCGAAATAATGCGCCAGATGGGTGGTGACGGTGGACTTGCCCACGCCGCCCTTGAAGTTCTGCACCGCGATCATCGCGGGCACGTCCAGCGGTGCGCGCGCGGGCGAGGCGCCCAGCACATCGCGCATCTTGAGCATATCTTCCACCGAATAGCCGATTCGGCGGCCATTCTCACCCGCCGGGGCAGGGGGCAGGCGGCCATCGTCTTCGGCCATGCGGATGCGGTTGGTGGAGCAACCCAGCAGCTGCGCCGCCTCGGCAATGCCGAAACGGACGTTGAGCGCCTTGCGACTATCGGGCAGAAAAGCCTTGCGGCGCAGGCGTTCGATCATCTTTTCACCGGCGGCAGCCAGATCGCCGATCTGATCGACAACGGGATGCAGCGCAGAAGGGTAAGCCGCTCCCGGCTTCATCGCAGAGGACTCATCGATCATTGAATGCACTTCCCGAAGCTGTTTAGGGATTGAACGTTTACAGCCGTCATTTCGCAGAAATGAATTCAATTGGCAATGATCGATTGTAGAGCAACGGATGTGTTGTCTGACGACAAGTCAGGGCCGCCGTGCTTTTCGCTCTTCAGCGGTTCCTATGCTTGGTCATGCGGCGCGCGATCTCCGCATAAGCACGCCGCCGAAGATCGAAAGCGCCGCCCCCAGCCCGATCAGCAGCATCGAGAGGGCATAGCTGCCGACCTCGCTGTTGTTGGCCGCACTGATCGACCGCGCCGCGTCCTGGGCATCGGTGGCGGTGACGGTGGTGGCGAAGGCTTTCTCGCCGCATTGCGCGATCATGGCCGTATCCGCGCCGCGTGCTTTCATGACAGTCTGGCATTGCTGAGTCAGCGCGGGTTCCGCCGCAGGAGCGCCCGCGCTAAGCTGCATCCAGACCCCGGCGGCCAGACTCAGCAGGCCCGCCACAAGCATGATCATGGGTGTTTTCATGGGGATGGTCGAACCTTCTCAGGAGCAAAAGGGAGCAGGCGGCGTTGTGTTCTCAAATTCGCGCCAAACCGGGGAGGGATGTGTGGCGAAACGCATGAGTCGGCATTTGGTGGCCGTGGCAGTTCTGACCCTGCTGGCCCGCCCGGCTCAGGCGGCAGACAGGACCGCCGCTGCCTTGCAGCATTGCCTCGCCCTGGCCGAGCATGCCTCGACCGGCGGCCAGACCGCCTGCGAAGCCACCGCGCAGCATGATTACGATGGGCGGATCAAGGCCGCCTACACGCTGCTGATGCGGACGCTGCCCACAGAGGCGCGGGTCAGGCTGCAGCAGGCCCAGCGCAGCTGGCTGGCGTTTCGTACCGCCGAAGCAGCCTCGCGCGATGCCCTTTATGCCACGCGGCGCGGCACGCTCTATGTGCCGATGCAGGCTTCCTCGGCCACGCAGGTGATCCGCGACCGGGCCCTGCAGCTGGAAGCCGGTGCCCGCGTTCTAGCCATCGAGCCCTGAATGCGTCAGGGCGCGGCGGCGCTCACCCGCCAGACAGTGTTGCCGACATCATCGGCCACCAGCAGCGCCCCGCGTCCATCCATCGCCACGCCGACCGGGCGACCATGCACCGTGCCGTCCCCGGCGAGGAAGCCGGTCAGCACATCCACCGGCTTGCCGCTGGGGCGCCCGTTGGCGAAGGGGATGAAAACCACGCGGTAGCCGTTGAAGGGATCGCGGTCCCAACTGCCATGCTCGCCCACGAAGGCGCCATTGCGCAATGGCTGGGGCAGAGCGCCGCCATTGTTGGCAAACACCATCCCCAGGGGCGCGACATGCGAGCCCAGCGCATAATCGGGCACGATGGCGCGGGCCACCAGATCGGGGCGCCGGGGCCGCACGCGCGGGTCCACATGGTTGCCGTAATAGCTGTAGGGCCAGCCATAGAAGCCGCCCGGCCGCACCGAGGTGAGATAGTCAGGCACCAGATCGGGGCCAAGTTCGTCACGTTCATTCACCACGGTCCAGAGGGCGTGGCTTTGCGGTTCGAAATTCAACCCGTTGGGATTGCGCAGGCCCTGCGCGAACAGCCGCCACATGCCGGTGGCGCGGTCCACCTCCCAGATGGCGGCGCGGTCCATTTCCGCGCCGATACCGTTCTCGGTGATGTTGCTGTTCGATCCGACGCCGACATAGAGTTTGCTGCCATCCGGGCTGGCGACAAGGCTCTTGGTCCAGTGGTGATCGATCGGGCCGCCGGGCAGATCGACCAGTCTTTGCCCCGGCGCGGTGATCCGCGTGTCGCCCGTTACGTAAGGATAGCGGACGATCGCATCGGTGTTGGCGACATAGAGGTCATTGCCCACCAGCGCCACGCCGAAGGGCGAGTTCAGATTGTCCAGAAAGACGCTGCGCACTTCGGGCTTGCCGTCACCATCGGCGTCGCGCAGCAGGGTGATGCGGTTGGCGCTTTTCGCCTTGGCCCCCGCCGAGCCCTGCACCCAGCCCATGATGATTTCCTTGGGCCGGAAGACGGGGGCTGGTGGACCGTTGCTTTCCACCACCAGCACATCGCCATTGGGCAGCGTGTAGATCGAGCGCGGATGCTCGAAGCCGCTGGCCAGAGCGGCCACGCGCAAGCCTGCGCCGGGCGTGGGCATGGTGTTGCCCCATGGCGTGACCTTGCCCACCTTCATCGGCGGCATCAGATATTGCTGCTGATCCGGCAATTGCGGGTTGGGGCCGGTCTGCGCGCCGGGATCGACAGGCTTCTGCCCGCAGGCCGCCAGCGCCAGCAGCGGGGCAAGGAACAGGGGCGAGAGGCGGTTCATCGCGCCACCTCCCCGTCCAGCTCAACCCAGTGGGCGAGCATCGTCTGGCGCGTGCCGAGCCAGCTTGTCACCAGCACCAGCACGGCCACCACGGCGGAGAGAAAAATGCCCAGCGGCATCACCGATGTATAGGCATCGCGGCTGTGCACAAAGGCGTTGAGCAGCGCCAGCAGCATCACCAGCCCATTGCCCAACCCATGCAGCCACCCCGCACGCGGGCGCCGCACCCGCCGGTTGGCGATAAAGTCGATCAGCCCGGCGATCCCCGCCAGCACGCCCATCACCAGCCCGGCCACGATCAGCCATGCCGAAAAATTGGCCCATTGCATCTGCGTGCTGGCCACATAGGCCCAGTCGGTCAGAAAGGCGCCGGTGAAGCAGGCGATGGGATAGGCCGAAAGGATCACATGCAGCGGGTAGATGGCAGGCAACACGCCCCGGGCCCGGGGAGAGGCATATGGTCGGCTTGGCGGACTATTGCTGGCAGCGCTGGCCATGCTCGCTCTCCTGTCGGGCGTTGGCGGGGGCCGTGAACGGCATCATGGGGTTTACTATCGTTTGCCGGGGCCGATGTTCCGGCGGCGGGGTGCAAGGAACAATTCCGCCCGCATTCCTTTCCTGCTCCTGAGGTTCGGCTCTTGTCGAACCGAACCTCAGGCCTTCTTTCGTGATTGTTCGAGCCGCCGGATGAATCCCGCCCGGCCTGATGTCACGCTGGACCTGCGCAGCTTCGCGGAAAGGATAACGCCTTGACCCGACGATCCCTTTCCCATGCAGCAGCACCATAGCATGGCGGACGACAAGGAGCCGGAGCAGGACGCTCCCGATACGGCTGACAAGCAGGCCCCCAGGGATGAGGACCAGCACGAGACTCCGCTGCTCAAGCGCCCGATGTTCTGGATCGTGGGCGGCGGCGTGGCGACGGTGGTGCTGATCGGCGGCTTTCTGTGGTGGCTCGATGCGCGCCATTACGAGGACACGGACGATGCCTTTGTCGACGCGCATATCGTGCGTCTGGCGGCGCAAACCACGGGGCGGCTGACCGCCGTTTATGCCGCGGACAACCGCCATGTTCACAAGGGCGACCTGCTGGCCACCATCGAGCCGGAAACGCCCGCCGCCACCTTTCAGGAGGCGAAATCCAACGTCGCTCAGGCCGATGCCGCCATCGCGCAGGCGCAAGCGAAAGTGCTGTCCGCCATCGCCGCGCAGCGGCAAGCGCGGGCCGATGCTCTGGGCCCCGCTGCCAATGCGGCCAAGGCTCAGGCCGACTATCATCGCTATCTCGATCTGCAGGCGCGCGACCATATGGCCGTGGCGCCCACGCAGATCGATGCCGCCCGCGCCCAGGCCGAGGCCAGCGCGGCGCAAGCCCTTGCCGCGCGCCGCCAGATCGACAGCGCCGCCGCCAATGTGCTGGCCGCCCGCAAGGAGGTGCAGTCGGCCCAGGCCAACCGGCAGGCCGCGCAGGCCCGGCAAAATCAGGCCAATGTGACGGTCTCCTACACCACGATCCGCGCGCCCATCGACGGGCAGGTGGTGAACCGCTCGGTCAATGTCGGCAGCTATGTGGCGCCGGGCCAGCAATTGCTGGCCATCGTGCCCGACGATCTGTGGGTCACCGCCAATTTCAAGGAAACCCAGCTCGATCATATGCGGCCCGGCCAGCCCGTGCGCATCCGCATCGATGCCTATCCCGGCGTGGATTTCCCCGGCCATGTCGATTCGATCCAGCGCGGCGCGGGGCAGGCCTTTGCCGTGCTGCCGCCGCAGAATGCCACAGGCAATTATGTGAAGGTGGTGCAGCG
The Novosphingobium terrae DNA segment above includes these coding regions:
- a CDS encoding replication initiator protein A gives rise to the protein MTRASKPPTTDQFDLFLPYIADLALRDQREMMERPFFSLAKSKRSNPIDYTSPDGKLWVHVSANADYGMATIWDADILIYCASVLADMARRGANDVPRKLNIMPYDLLRAIGRPTTGRAYELLGQALDRLVATTIKTNIRAENRREATFSWLDGWTQLVDERTERSRGMTIELSNWFWEGVMMKGGVLSIDRAYFAITGGRERWLYKVARKHAGGAGDAGFAISMPVLYEKSGAEGQYRRFKFEMLKLAEKNDLPGYALSVETSREGEPMLRMRRVDGKDGADRMKDIDPGSSQQVIEQIVEQGGAEQPAAVASEAKAPRRKKEEPAEPLIDAKALVRQAVAGLSDAATRGFMTDETMDYLRRTCPGWDLYTLHAEFESYIAADATRSPVNWQKAFIGWVKQYHEKHKHQLR
- a CDS encoding ParB/RepB/Spo0J family partition protein, translating into MARKQSDYLAALLADDVEEESVPEVSAAVAPQAPAPAPAPDPRMQRARGTTLLGRESALARVASGEVRQVTQLLLDPAKVRVWAGNARSYEHLSEASCQELIDSIVAEGGQKVPAVVRRIEGDPDYDYEVIAGTRRHWSISWLRAHSYPEMMFVAQVAQLDDEAAFRLADLENRARKDVSDLERARNYAAALKSHYGNHQSRMAERLKLSKGWLSKMLKVASLPDAVVAAFASPAEVQLKPAYPLAQAMDDKLAAPAILRAAKALATEQASRAKTGSPALPAAEVLARLLAAPRADEAPAASMFSWISDHGRTGLSVVSANRQGATVRVHAGSGARIEELVDAFREALVALEEQGKGVRP
- a CDS encoding AAA family ATPase, coding for MKPGAAYPSALHPVVDQIGDLAAAGEKMIERLRRKAFLPDSRKALNVRFGIAEAAQLLGCSTNRIRMAEDDGRLPPAPAGENGRRIGYSVEDMLKMRDVLGASPARAPLDVPAMIAVQNFKGGVGKSTVTTHLAHYFAVQGYRVLVVDCDSQATTTTLFGFNPHFNITREETLYPYLSIDPTQTDLLYAVKPTSWPNVDLIPSNLELFDVEYELAAAGSDGQSVLAARFRKLKQGLLDLARNYDVVLLDPPPALGTISLAVMQAANALLVPLAATTPDFCSTVQFLSMMDQVIGQLVSAGITVDYQFVRLLCSKFDGNDPSHAMVRSIMEQAFGPALLPVPILESAEISHAALRMMTVYELEKPIGTAKTHKRCKANLDESLAQIEQLIRQGWGRVAPAREEDVLHAAV
- a CDS encoding lysozyme inhibitor LprI family protein; the encoded protein is MSRHLVAVAVLTLLARPAQAADRTAAALQHCLALAEHASTGGQTACEATAQHDYDGRIKAAYTLLMRTLPTEARVRLQQAQRSWLAFRTAEAASRDALYATRRGTLYVPMQASSATQVIRDRALQLEAGARVLAIEP
- a CDS encoding PQQ-dependent sugar dehydrogenase — its product is MNRLSPLFLAPLLALAACGQKPVDPGAQTGPNPQLPDQQQYLMPPMKVGKVTPWGNTMPTPGAGLRVAALASGFEHPRSIYTLPNGDVLVVESNGPPAPVFRPKEIIMGWVQGSAGAKAKSANRITLLRDADGDGKPEVRSVFLDNLNSPFGVALVGNDLYVANTDAIVRYPYVTGDTRITAPGQRLVDLPGGPIDHHWTKSLVASPDGSKLYVGVGSNSNITENGIGAEMDRAAIWEVDRATGMWRLFAQGLRNPNGLNFEPQSHALWTVVNERDELGPDLVPDYLTSVRPGGFYGWPYSYYGNHVDPRVRPRRPDLVARAIVPDYALGSHVAPLGMVFANNGGALPQPLRNGAFVGEHGSWDRDPFNGYRVVFIPFANGRPSGKPVDVLTGFLAGDGTVHGRPVGVAMDGRGALLVADDVGNTVWRVSAAAP
- a CDS encoding DUF2231 domain-containing protein; the protein is MLPAIYPLHVILSAYPIACFTGAFLTDWAYVASTQMQWANFSAWLIVAGLVMGVLAGIAGLIDFIANRRVRRPRAGWLHGLGNGLVMLLALLNAFVHSRDAYTSVMPLGIFLSAVVAVLVLVTSWLGTRQTMLAHWVELDGEVAR
- a CDS encoding HlyD family secretion protein, producing MADDKEPEQDAPDTADKQAPRDEDQHETPLLKRPMFWIVGGGVATVVLIGGFLWWLDARHYEDTDDAFVDAHIVRLAAQTTGRLTAVYAADNRHVHKGDLLATIEPETPAATFQEAKSNVAQADAAIAQAQAKVLSAIAAQRQARADALGPAANAAKAQADYHRYLDLQARDHMAVAPTQIDAARAQAEASAAQALAARRQIDSAAANVLAARKEVQSAQANRQAAQARQNQANVTVSYTTIRAPIDGQVVNRSVNVGSYVAPGQQLLAIVPDDLWVTANFKETQLDHMRPGQPVRIRIDAYPGVDFPGHVDSIQRGAGQAFAVLPPQNATGNYVKVVQRVPVRILFNNRPDPAYVIGPGMSVVPRVTVR